Part of the Pseudobdellovibrionaceae bacterium genome is shown below.
AAGCAACATGGATTTTTACTTTACAACGTGTATTTTCCAAATGGGGGATCCGGTGTAGAGCGGCACATGTTTAAACAAGAATTTCTGCAAAAATTTTTAGTCCACCTAAAAACGCAAATAAATCGAGGTCATGAAATTGTTTTGTGTGGCGATTACAACGTCGCTCACCGGGACATTGATGTGTATGATCCAGAGGGTTTGAGTCAAGAAAGTGGTTTTTTGCCTGAAGAGCGAAAGTGGTTTGATGATTTTTTAGCGGCGGGATTTGTGGATACTTTTCGAAAACTCCACCCTGATGAAAAAGATCGCTATACTTGGTGGTCCTATCGCGAAAAAGCGCGAATAGGTAATCGCGGATGGCGAATTGATTATGTTTCTGTCACGAAGGGTTTGAGCAACAAAATAAAAAGAGCAGAGATCTTGGATGATCAGACAGGGTCGGATCATTGTCCGGTTCTTCTGGAGCTGGATATAAAAGGCGGTTGAATATGTTTGGTTTTTTGCTGTTTATGTTTACTGTGGTGCCGGCTGTTGAACTTTATTTATTAATTCAAGTGGGGCAGGTGATTGGCGCCATTGAAACCCTGGGTATCGTGTTGCTGACAGGCATCGTGGGTGCCTATATGGCTAAGGCACAGGGTTATTTAATTTTGGCTAGGATTCAAAGAGAACTGAGTCAAGGGCAATTGCCCGCAGCCAGCTTGTTGCACGGTTTGTTTTTGTTTGCTGGTGGAGTGTTGTTGGTTACGCCAGGGTTTATTACCGATCTGGCGGGATTACTCATGGTGTTCCCTCTCACGCGCAGCTTATTTGTGATATTCTTGAAACGCTACCTGCAGGCGGCCATGCTGCGAGGAACATTGCGATTTTATTCTTTCCGTTCAGGCTCAACTCGAGTTAACGATGTGGACCAGCCAGAGACATACAGTCACGACGAGCTAGAAGTTATCGATGTCACCCCAAAGCACAAGAAATAAACCAAAGTCAGATCACTGGGGCCGAACAATCAGCAGACCTAGATAAGCCACATAACCCAATAGAAGTAGAGCGCCGCTCAATCGACTCAGGCGAAACCGCCCAATCCAAATCAAAGGAATCACACTCAAGGTGGCCACCGCCATCACAAAAGTATCCGTCGTAACAATTTGCGGGTTCATTTGAAATGGTTTGGCCGTTGCAGCCACGCCGGTTACGCCAAGTGTATTCACCATATTAGAGCCAATTACGTTGGCAATGGCCAAATCATTGCGGCCTCGGTAGGAGGCCACAACGGAAGTGGCAAGTTCGGGTAATCCCGTTCCCACGGAGATGATTGTGATACCGATGATTCTTTCTGAAAGCCCAAATAGATGCCCTAATTGGACTCCACCCTCTAGGGCCAATTGGGCTCCACCAAGGAGTCCAATAAAACCTATGGTGAGGTAGACCACATCAAACTTCCAATTTTTCAGTACGGAGAACTCTTCGTGAACCTCGTCGCTAGTGCTCTTCCGATCTTTCTTGGCCATCATCACTGAATAAAAAATAAATCCATTTAGACCAATAAGAAAAAGACTCCCTTCCCAGCGAGAAAACATATGGTCTTGGGCAAGGAGCAAAAACAAACTGGTGGCCACAACAAGCAGAGGTAAATCCATTCGAACAATGGTTCGTGCCACTGAAAGTGGGCTCAACAGGGCGGCTATTCCTAGAATAGCCAATATATTAAAAATATTTGAACCAACAACGTTACCAACTGCTATATCGGGATTGTTTTTTAATACCGCCATCACACTTGTCAAAAGTTCAGGAGCCGAGGTGCCCGCGGCGACTATCGTCAGGCCAATAACCATTGGACTGATGCGCAGTCGTGAGGCGGCACTGACAGCACCAGCGACCAGGGCTTCGCCTCCGAAAACCAAAACTGCAAAGCCGGCTATGACAAGCCCAATAGCCATTAAGTAACTCAAAACAATTGTCCTAACGCAAAATCCCTATGATCAGAAAAATCGAAAGTGTACAATAAATGGGTCACAGGATTTAATCAACGTCTTCAATAAGGGGTCGTCGTTGTTCACAAAGTTAAGATATGGCGTGTTGGTTAGCGTTTTCATGCCCCAATTGGTTTTTGGGCTATGTGTGACCGCCAACAAGGCCTACCTTAGAAACGGGCCGGGCAAGTCATTTCAGAAAACGTGGACCGTGGGCAAATATACGCCTCTGCTGGAGGTGAACCGCAAGGGTGGTTGGATCGAGGTGCGTGACCAAGACGGTGAAACTCATTGGGTGTTTCGTACTTTAGTATCAGATGGCGATTTGCGCTGTTTGAGTGTGAAGGGAGAGGTGGCTGCGCTTAGACAAGGGCCTGGCAAGGCTTACCCCTTTTCTGATCTACAGACGGTGGATAGATACACATCGTTTAAGATTATGGACATGGATGAAGATGGGAATTGGTACTATGTTGCCGATACATTTGGGCAAAAATTTTGGATTCATCGCTCGTCAGTTTGGAGGCCCGTACGGACCACCAGCGTGAGTTTTTGATGTCCGTTATTGTTTGTTTCACATTGAAACAGCGTAAAACAAAATGTTTTGTTCCGTAAGAAATTGCATTTAAGATCTAATATTGTCCGGACAGACGCTGCGCGCAAGATGCTGAACGGGTTGTTCCTAAAGGGTTGTAAGAGATTTAAGAATATTTCATATTTTTTGTTGCAAACTTATGGGCATTTATGTGTAAATAGTTCAGTTCCAATTTGGAACTATTTCATGCCACGACCTAGCAAGGGGGAAGCTATCATGGCGGAAATCACGAGAGAGCTCGTTGAGCAGTGTAAGCAAAATTTATTAGAGACGAAGGCCGAAATACTTAACCGGTTTCAAAGCGCTCGTCAGGATCTTCATGCGTCAGATGACAGCAAAGGCGGGGACGAAGGTGATCAGACCATGCGAGCTCTTGCTGAGAGTGAGTTTTTGAGCATGAACGAACGACTTCGAAAGCAGTTGGTCGAAATTGAAAGTGCTTTGGCCCGCATTCATAGTGGGACCTACGGAATTTGTGAAGAGACTGAAGAGCCCATAGAGGCCGAACGTCTTTTGGCGATTCCTTGGACTCGTCTCAGTATTGAAGGTGCTGAAATTAGAGAGAGCATAGGGAAACGCTACGCTCGCTAGGCCAATGCGGCTAGTAGAGAGCTTCGGCTTTTTCTTGCTCTTTCATAATGGACTCAATTTCATTGGCCGAATATTTTCGGCCTTTTCCTATTCCAGGGCAAAAACTAGCGACATCTTTGTTCCATGCTTTGGCAGACATGTTTTCAGGCCAAAACGGCCAGGTTCGACATTGGACCGGGCGACCATGGTATATTTCACAGCGAGCGCCGTTGAGAAACATACAGTCTTTTTGTTTGTCACTGGATTTTAGGTGATAGTACCCGTCTGTTTTTTCACAGTACTGGCGGGTGAATGTGGAAGTGGGTAAGTTCAACTCTTTAGCCATTCGTCGACGATCAGACAAAGTCAAATACACATAACCATAAGCCCCACGAGAGGCACAGCACTTGCCGGATCCTTGGCATTCAAATCTCACACCCTCTTTGTACCATTTATCCATGGCTAATCACCGACCATCCACACATTTTCTGCAAGAGCCTGGCTCCAACATTGCCATCCCATTGACTCTCGCCTTGAGGAGCCACCTCTACCAAGTCAAAGCCAATAACTGTGCGACCGCTTTCACCTAACACACTTAACAAATGAACCGCCTGATCAAAACTCAAGCCACCCGGTACCGGAGTTCCAGTGCCAGGGCAAAATTCAGGAGACAGCCCATCAATATCAAAAGAAATATAAACTTGTTGAGGCAATTGGTTGACGATTTCTCGGCACAGCGATGTCCAATTCTCGCCGTCAAACATTTGTTTTTTTAAATCACGATCCAAATATTCCACAACGGCGCTATTGGAGGCTGCATAGTCAGCTTCTTCTTCGCAGTAGTCACGAATGCCCACTTGAACTAATTTTTGCGGTGGCTTTTCAAGTTCCATCACATTTCTCATAATCGATGCGTGGGAATAGGTGAGCCCTTGATAGGCCTTTCGCAAATCCATATGGGCGTCAAAATGCAAAACGCCAAATTGGCCCTCGTAATGCTCGGAGAGGGATTTGATAATTCCGAGACTGACAGAGTGGTCGCCGCCAACCACTGCGGGGATCTTTTTTTGAAGAAGGAGGTTTTTTGTTTCGCTATAAACCCAGTCCACCATTTTCTGGCAGGCTTGATTGATTTCGGTGGTCTGTTTTTCAGTTAAATTCTCAGTAGAGTCTGGTTTCACTGAACGGCCAAGGTCCACAATTTCAGATTTAACGGGCAGCCAATGATATCCCTGTTTGTAGGCATCTTTCACATCGTCATCAAAAAGGTCTAACTGTGGGCTTGCATCAAATATGGCCTCAGGTCCAAGCGCAGTGCCGCCGCCATAAGATGTGGTGACTTCCCAAGGCACGGGTAGAAGCGCCACCCGCGAGCTGTTTAAATCAGTGAAGACTCCCAAAAATCCGAGGTTTTGGCTCATTAAGGTACCGCCTTGTAAGCAATGAATGCCAAGATGATCACAACTGCAACGGCTATCGTGATTTTTTCAAAGTGTTTCTCTAGGCCGTCTCGTATGGACGTGCCAAATTTGTAAAGTAAAGTGGCGATCAACATAAAACGCATGCCACGGCCAAGTATTGATCCAAAAATAAAAGCCATCAGATCCAAATGGGCAACACCGGCAGCAAGAGTGAATACTTTAAATGGAATGGGTGTGAAGCCGGCTAAAAAAATCGCCAAAAAAGCATTGCTGTTAAATTCATTGATTACAAATTGGAATTTTTCTTGATTGAAAACATAGGTATAAAATATTTCTTGGGCGTTCTCCCAGAACATAAACCCCACCGCATACCCCAAAAGGGCACCGATCACAGAAAAGGTTGTGCTCATTGCCCCAAACCACAAGGCCTTTTTGGGCTTCGCGGCACCCATGGCCACAAGCAGGGGATCCACGGGAATGGGAAAAAAGATAGACTCAATAAATGCGATAAAAGCTAGGGCGAATGAGCCTTTCGGATGCTCGGCCCAACCCATGACCCAGTGGTAAAGTTGTTTAAACCACTGAAGAATCTTAAATCGGCTTAAAGAGGAATTCTTCACATCAATACTCTTGTTCATGCTGTAACCTCGAGGTCTTTTTCAGTAGCCGATTCAGGATATAATCCAAACATACTCCCCATTCGATTTCGAAAAGCGACATTTTCGCTGAGGCTCACAAGAATGGCCGTAATCAAAATGGTCAGTGGAATTACCGCAAAAATAATGTCTTGTAGCCACTGGCCATTCGGAACGTAAAATTTTGGCTGCAGTGGTAAGGTAGCAAGCACAGCGCAGGCAAGGCCTCGGGGACCCATAGCCGTAACGACCATGGCGTCCAAACGAGAGAGGTGGTTTTTTCCAAAAAGGATTCGCAACGTCACATAACGGAGGGCAAAAAGCACTAAAGTCACTACGATTGCAATTCCCACGGTGGAAAAGTTCGAGAATTTCACAAGCGTTCCAAGATACAGAAAGAAAAATGTCCGCAGCAAAAAGGTGATTTCAGACAATAAGGTTTGCTCCTGGTAGGACACGGGCTTTTTCGACATCATGTCCTTCATCCATTCTGGGAGCAGTTGCAAATTGGCGAGGGTAAAGCCAAGCACTAAGACGCCGATAGCGCCATTGTGGCCACTGGCTTCAATAAGTCCATATGTCAAAAGAGCAAAGGCTTCACCAGCAAATGCTTTTGGAATCCATTCTGAAAAACGTTTTTTTACAAACGACCACAAAAGGCCAAATCCCAGACCCATAAGGCCCGCCAATACAGTTTTAGGGCCAATTCCAACGATCAATTGCTGTACGCTAAATTGATTTTTAACAATGGACTCCAAGATGACCAAAAAAGTCACAATTGTGAGCACATCAGTAAACGCTGACTCTAAAGAAAGAACAGTTTTAGTGCGATCATTGATGGAAAGGGGTTTGACCATGGGGATAACTATTGCCGATGATGTACTGCCAAGGCCGATCCCTAATAAAAGGCAAAGTCGCCACGATTCAAACGATAGAGCTTTGGCAATCAATGTCACCGTACCCACCACCAATAAAAAACCCAATACAGACAGACCCGCGGCA
Proteins encoded:
- the xth gene encoding exodeoxyribonuclease III is translated as MRIVSWNVNGIRACAKKGFHEFIEAHNPDLFCIQETKAHRKQTEKELWSPGGRCSFWSAAARRGYSGVATYLKSEPESVSRGIGIPKFDDEGRIVVTKQHGFLLYNVYFPNGGSGVERHMFKQEFLQKFLVHLKTQINRGHEIVLCGDYNVAHRDIDVYDPEGLSQESGFLPEERKWFDDFLAAGFVDTFRKLHPDEKDRYTWWSYREKARIGNRGWRIDYVSVTKGLSNKIKRAEILDDQTGSDHCPVLLELDIKGG
- a CDS encoding FxsA family protein; amino-acid sequence: MFGFLLFMFTVVPAVELYLLIQVGQVIGAIETLGIVLLTGIVGAYMAKAQGYLILARIQRELSQGQLPAASLLHGLFLFAGGVLLVTPGFITDLAGLLMVFPLTRSLFVIFLKRYLQAAMLRGTLRFYSFRSGSTRVNDVDQPETYSHDELEVIDVTPKHKK
- a CDS encoding calcium/sodium antiporter; the protein is MSYLMAIGLVIAGFAVLVFGGEALVAGAVSAASRLRISPMVIGLTIVAAGTSAPELLTSVMAVLKNNPDIAVGNVVGSNIFNILAILGIAALLSPLSVARTIVRMDLPLLVVATSLFLLLAQDHMFSRWEGSLFLIGLNGFIFYSVMMAKKDRKSTSDEVHEEFSVLKNWKFDVVYLTIGFIGLLGGAQLALEGGVQLGHLFGLSERIIGITIISVGTGLPELATSVVASYRGRNDLAIANVIGSNMVNTLGVTGVAATAKPFQMNPQIVTTDTFVMAVATLSVIPLIWIGRFRLSRLSGALLLLGYVAYLGLLIVRPQ
- a CDS encoding TraR/DksA family transcriptional regulator is translated as MPRPSKGEAIMAEITRELVEQCKQNLLETKAEILNRFQSARQDLHASDDSKGGDEGDQTMRALAESEFLSMNERLRKQLVEIESALARIHSGTYGICEETEEPIEAERLLAIPWTRLSIEGAEIRESIGKRYAR
- a CDS encoding YkgJ family cysteine cluster protein codes for the protein MDKWYKEGVRFECQGSGKCCASRGAYGYVYLTLSDRRRMAKELNLPTSTFTRQYCEKTDGYYHLKSSDKQKDCMFLNGARCEIYHGRPVQCRTWPFWPENMSAKAWNKDVASFCPGIGKGRKYSANEIESIMKEQEKAEALY
- the speB gene encoding agmatinase, with translation MSQNLGFLGVFTDLNSSRVALLPVPWEVTTSYGGGTALGPEAIFDASPQLDLFDDDVKDAYKQGYHWLPVKSEIVDLGRSVKPDSTENLTEKQTTEINQACQKMVDWVYSETKNLLLQKKIPAVVGGDHSVSLGIIKSLSEHYEGQFGVLHFDAHMDLRKAYQGLTYSHASIMRNVMELEKPPQKLVQVGIRDYCEEEADYAASNSAVVEYLDRDLKKQMFDGENWTSLCREIVNQLPQQVYISFDIDGLSPEFCPGTGTPVPGGLSFDQAVHLLSVLGESGRTVIGFDLVEVAPQGESQWDGNVGARLLQKMCGWSVISHG
- a CDS encoding DedA family protein, with protein sequence MNKSIDVKNSSLSRFKILQWFKQLYHWVMGWAEHPKGSFALAFIAFIESIFFPIPVDPLLVAMGAAKPKKALWFGAMSTTFSVIGALLGYAVGFMFWENAQEIFYTYVFNQEKFQFVINEFNSNAFLAIFLAGFTPIPFKVFTLAAGVAHLDLMAFIFGSILGRGMRFMLIATLLYKFGTSIRDGLEKHFEKITIAVAVVIILAFIAYKAVP
- a CDS encoding cation:proton antiporter; this translates as MAHVIISLAALFFLGHVLNWFFIKTKIPDLLLLVGLGFVIGPVLGFVTPADLGEVGAVLATVALIVILYEGGLHLSTDDLKSSSLPAAGLSVLGFLLVVGTVTLIAKALSFESWRLCLLLGIGLGSTSSAIVIPMVKPLSINDRTKTVLSLESAFTDVLTIVTFLVILESIVKNQFSVQQLIVGIGPKTVLAGLMGLGFGLLWSFVKKRFSEWIPKAFAGEAFALLTYGLIEASGHNGAIGVLVLGFTLANLQLLPEWMKDMMSKKPVSYQEQTLLSEITFLLRTFFFLYLGTLVKFSNFSTVGIAIVVTLVLFALRYVTLRILFGKNHLSRLDAMVVTAMGPRGLACAVLATLPLQPKFYVPNGQWLQDIIFAVIPLTILITAILVSLSENVAFRNRMGSMFGLYPESATEKDLEVTA